The proteins below come from a single Pichia kudriavzevii chromosome 2, complete sequence genomic window:
- a CDS encoding uncharacterized protein (PKUD0B04160; similar to Saccharomyces cerevisiae YNL093W (YPT53) and YOR089C (VPS21); ancestral locus Anc_2.196) — translation MSGSTQTAVKLVLLGEAAVGKSSLVLRFVSDDFRENKEPTIGAAFLTQRCTIDDRTIKFEIWDTAGQERFANLAHLYYRNAQAALVVYDITKPASFIKARHWMKELKEQSTKDITVALVGNKFDLIMDEGTGEEIEGARKVSIEEGQTLAEDEGAIFFETSAKTSYNVNEVFMYIAKKILEKIDSAPPQEQTPAASQNNRIDLNAPSSNDNGSTCAC, via the coding sequence ATGTCCGGATCTACACAAACTGCAGTCAAATTAGTGCTTTTGGGTGAAGCAGCTGTTGGTAAATCATCTCTAGTGTTGAGATTTGTCTCTGATGATTTCCGAGAGAACAAGGAACCTACGATTGGTGCAGCTTTTCTGACCCAAAGATGCACCATCGATGATAGAACTATAAAATTCGAAATATGGGACACTGCAGGCCAAGAAAGGTTTGCGAATCTTGCTCACCTATATTATAGAAATGCACAGGCAGCTTTGGTTGTGTACGACATCACAAAACCAGCAAGTTTTATCAAGGCAAGGCACTGGATGAAAGAGCTAAAAGAACAATCAACTAAGGATATAACTGTGGCGCTAGTTGGCAATAAGTTTGATCTAATTATGGATGAGGGAACaggagaagaaattgaaggcGCAAGGAAGGTCtccattgaagaaggtCAAACATTAGCGGAAGATGAAGGCGCTATATTCTTTGAAACATCGGCAAAGACTTCGTACAATGTGAACGAGGTTTTTATGTATATTGCCAAGAAaatattggagaagattGATTCAGCCCCACCCCAAGAACAGACACCTGCTGCTTCtcaaaacaacagaatAGATCTTAATGctccatcttcaaatgataATGGAAGCACATGTGCATGTTAA
- a CDS encoding uncharacterized protein (PKUD0B04200; similar to Saccharomyces cerevisiae YNL206C (RTT106); ancestral locus Anc_2.45): MSHLEDLPQELKSRVEEIIAKYPPSEEVFVSLMNFLIQQKSNDDPKRKKTQESLAKSTRALTPSNSLESLQGTNIMLQLPDLSIQSPFRRRLNLVFGAVKGEKKAYLALSKSLESKPELILRDITPGNAKFACILNVPEKKALRYLLVCYNQNEGNVYKNEPLLIQFNHDILQEQFGSLLGGKTFSQYLTSQLALVDFKVIDCALDDTFSVPAYKKTKEGYLFFLPEYIIFGFKKPIDVFKSSDIVSITYDCITRMTFNVHLEVKVGSETQKHEYSMIDQKEFENIDKYVKLKEVKDNSMSDEHKAQSHLKNNSGAPGDLAEAAKLVPGGEQLIPNGNTANNDVDDEDDDDDDNYQVGDSDDNHSDVSAAADYEDEEVEREEEDGTYNEYVNENAPSSTFTPGTLGSLEQFGGFDENLQQELQDLQKDLDLDINELQKAGYI, translated from the coding sequence ATGTCTCATTTAGAAGATTTACCGCAGGAGCTTAAGAGTCGGGTTGAAGAGATCATTGCCAAATATCCTCCTAGTGAAGAAGTCTTTGTTTCTCTaatgaattttttaatcCAACAAAAGTCCAATGATGATcccaaaagaaagaaaactcAAGAGTCATTAGCTAAGAGCACACGTGCTTTAACTCCAAGCAATAGCTTAGAAAGCTTGCAAGGAACTAATATAATGCTTCAGCTTCCTGATTTATCTATTCAGTCCCCGTTTAGACGAAGACTAAACTTGGTTTTTGGCGCAGTAAAAGGAGAGAAAAAGGCATACTTGGCTTTATCTAAATCCCTGGAAAGCAAACCAGAGCTAATATTAAGAGATATCACCCCAGGAAATGCTAAATTTGCATGTATTTTAAATGTACCGGAGAAAAAGGCATTGAGGTATCTTCTTGTATGTTACAACCAAAATGAAGGCAACGTCTACAAGAACGAACCCCTTTTGATTCAGTTCAATCATGATATACTTCAAGAGCAGTTTGGATCGCTTTTAGGCGGCAAAACATTCAGTCAGTATCTGACTTCACAATTAGCATTAGTTGATTTCAAGGTAATAGATTGTGCCTTGGACGACACATTTTCAGTCCCTGCttacaaaaaaacaaaggaaggatatcttttcttcttacctgaatatattatttttggcTTCAAAAAACCCATCgatgttttcaaatcatcTGATATCGTAAGTATTACGTACGACTGTATCACAAGAATGACTTTCAATGTTCACCTTGAAGTTAAAGTAGGGAGTGAGACTCAAAAGCACGAATATAGTATGATTGatcaaaaagaatttgagaatATTGACAAATATGTCAAACTGAAAGAGGTGAAGGATAATTCAATGTCAGATGAGCATAAAGCCCAGAGTCACTTGAAGAATAATTCAGGTGCACCGGGTGACCTAGCTGAGGCTGCCAAACTTGTTCCAGGCGGTGAACAATTGATTCCAAACGGTAATACTGCAAATAATGATGTGGACGACGAggatgatgacgatgatgacaATTACCAAGTTGGAGACAGTGATGACAACCACAGTGATGTAAGTGCTGCAGCTGATTATGAGGATGAAGAGGTGGAAAGAGAAGAGGAGGATGGTACGTATAATGAATACGTCAATGAAAACGCACCAAGTAGTACATTTACCCCTGGAACACTAGGCAGCCTTGAACAATTTGGGGGTTTTGACGAGAATTTGCAACAAGAACTCCAGGACTTACAAAAGGACTTGGATCTTGATATAAACGAACTACAAAAGGCTGGGTATATTTAG
- a CDS encoding uncharacterized protein (PKUD0B04205) gives MLLAWTAFGVGVRALQMGIRQAPLLHAPMGFVYSAAFTTGVGYFFDQWVENNNELLELRLAKLKKIREESA, from the exons ATGTTATTAGCTTGGACTGCTTTCG GTGTTGGTGTTAGAGCCTTGCAAATGGGTATCAGACAGGCCCCATTACTCCATGCCCCAATGGGTTTTGTCTATTCTGCGGCTTTCACTACGGGTGTTGGTTACTTCTTTGATCAATGggttgaaaacaacaatgagCTTTTGGAATTAAGATTAGCTAAGCTCAAGAAGATCAGGGAAGAGTCTGCTTAA
- a CDS encoding uncharacterized protein (PKUD0B04210; similar to Saccharomyces cerevisiae YMR023C (MSS1); ancestral locus Anc_2.573), with protein MFSSKLMRRFSTKNISKQQQYLSPTIYALSTAPARAAIGVIRISGPSCGKIFTQLTGSTKLPKHRLATVRKIYDDTISSVGKDQTGRLLLDEPLILYFQSPRSYTGEDLLELHLHGGTAVINKVMETISKFHMANAPVRLAEPGEFSKRAFQNQRFDLTEVEGINTLIHAETEMQRISALSSVKGETNVLFNEWRDRILKNIALLTTVIDFGEDHDIEEINELFQSVGNDVSKLDDEIRKYVSKIKRSQVLLEGIKLTLIGPPNAGKSSLLNILAQEDKAIVSSIAGTTRDAMEVPLDISGYKVIVGDTAGIRRSSDVIENEGIRRAKKKSLTSDINIVLLPADDDKIDPSFLSHASNVISDKKMLSYVIVNKVDLIDDATKQTLPERLSQKLKIPRDRIKLISCTTQCGIEELIQDLTNRFKEITSTEIADPVTISKRAREILINDILYGFSEFRKFKDADDIVMASEALRCSVDGIGKITGEAIGVEEILGVVFSKFCIGK; from the coding sequence ATGTTTTCAAGCAAATTAATGAGGCGTTTCTCTACTAAAAATATCTCGAAGCAGCAGCAGTACCTGTCACCTACAATTTATGCTTTATCTACTGCGCCAGCAAGAGCAGCTATTGGCGTTATCAGGATTTCTGGGCCCTCCTGTGGAAAGATATTCACGCAGCTAACAGGCTCAACAAAATTACCCAAACATAGACTAGCAACAGTAAGGAAGATTTATGATGATACTATCTCTAGTGTGGGTAAGGATCAGACAGGGCGATTGCTTCTTGATGAACCTTTAATTCTGTACTTTCAATCTCCGAGGTCCTACACAGGAGAAGATCTACTGGAACTTCATTTGCATGGTGGTACCGCAGTGATCAACAAAGTTATGGAAACAATAAGTAAATTTCACATGGCGAATGCACCAGTGAGGCTGGCTGAGCCAGGAGAATTCTCTAAACGTGCGTTTCAAAACCAGAGGTTTGATTTAACCGAAGTAGAGGGGATAAATACTCTAATTCATGCTGAGACAGAAATGCAAAGAATCAGTGCCTTATCTTCAGTGAAAGGGGAAACCAATGTTTTATTTAACGAGTGGAGAGACCGTATACTAAAGAATATTGCATTGTTAACCACGgtgattgattttggtgAAGATCATgacattgaagaaatcaacgAACTATTTCAAAGTGTTGGCAATGATGTATCTAAACTGGATGATGAGATTCGTAAATATGTGagtaaaataaaaagatcACAAGTTTTACTAGAAGGCATAAAACTGACTTTGATAGGCCCCCCCAATGCAGGTAAAAGTAGTTTGCTAAATATTTTGGCTCAAGAGGATAAGGCCATTGTGAGTAGCATTGCCGGCACCACAAGAGATGCAATGGAAGTGCCACTTGACATCAGTGGCTACAAGGTAATAGTCGGAGACACCGCCGGTATTCGTAGAAGCTCAGATGtgattgaaaatgaagggATAAGGAGAgcgaagaagaaatcactCACATCCGATATTAATATTGTACTTCTACCCGCAGATGATGACAAGATTGATCCAAGCTTCTTATCTCACGCATCCAATGTCATAAGTGACAAAAAAATGCTGTCGTATGTTATTGTTAACAAGGTTGACCTAATAGATGATGCAACCAAACAAACTCTACCTGAACGTCTATCACAGAAGTTAAAAATCCCAAGAGATAGGATCAAGCTTATCAGTTGTACTACCCAATGCGGTATTGAAGAACTAATACAAGACTTGACAAACAGATTCAAGGAAATTACGAGTACCGAGATTGCCGATCCAGTTACAATTTCTAAACGTGCCAGGGAAATATTAATCAACGATATTCTTTATGGGTTTTCTGAATTTCGTAAGTTCAAGGATGCAGATGATATAGTTATGGCATCTGAAGCGCTAAGATGTAGTGTTGACGGTATTGGGAAAATCACAGGTGAAGCGATTGGcgttgaagaaattttaGGCGTtgtattttcaaaattctgTATTGGTAAATAG
- a CDS encoding uncharacterized protein (PKUD0B04190; similar to Saccharomyces cerevisiae YOR087W (YVC1); ancestral locus Anc_2.198), which translates to MLLLPTTNDEDCNEHRPVSPRQALRVALNLKKLVDTITPQAVAADKIKSFDLDIKKEETIQAVYDAAGGDINDNGYESKRRYQACLVFCLLKVSGWFDSLAESRLERSDLYTSRSLVAQTIACILIDREKEDKYLFLSMLCHRYSINLNNEDSDPENALELAVDTRSPIVATSGYQRCIKWLWNGWIVQSRHDPSEYVLYKGIANTSFWAHFKPDRIQTPLYQNALEIFVAIVFLIIYTIVTNRDAAANKLNIPEILLFFFTFGFLADEIQKLYHIGSAYLQLGSTFNDILYTIIFISFGFRFAAVTTTVPGHDQLYDTTSHRFLAVAAPFMWIRMLFFCDIYHFFGVMIVVVNTMMKESIIFFFMLSVVIIGFLQAFIGLDQADGKRDLTYFIITNMLNTVLSGPDFSAIERFAYPYGSVLYYIYNFLVTVILLNILIALFSSAYSDVISNANNEYLFQYSSRVLKYIRAPDAKIFLPPFNLIEIFLLDIPFAWWMNERQFNSMCNNILFLIYSPVLLITSNYEVRESKRVSYNRSFNHADDANEEDQEWLLTDGYDETIDDADNRHQIERNIDLQMEAENAEPGFVKGFPDWNRKLKTLAPPMKEAGDQGVSPEAFKILSYIDVLSQKVDTLIENNKSLQRELDSHKSKAK; encoded by the coding sequence ATGTTGCTGTTGCCGACAACAAATGACGAGGACTGTAACGAGCATCGTCCTGTTTCACCAAGACAAGCATTGAGAGTTgccttgaatttgaagaagttagTTGACACCATTACTCCGCAGGCTGTGGCAGCCGATAAGATAAAGTCGTTTGATTTGGATATTAAGAAGGAAGAGACTATACAAGCAGTTTATGATGCAGCTGGAGGCGACATCAATGACAATGGATATGAGTCTAAGAGACGCTATCAAGCATGTTTGGTATTTTGTCTATTGAAAGTTTCTGGCTGGTTTGATTCACTTGCTGAATCTAGGCTTGAGAGAAGTGATTTATACACATCCCGTTCATTAGTTGCACAAACAATTGCCTGCATTTTAATTGACCGTGAAAAGGAAGACAAATacttgtttctttccatGCTCTGCCATAGGTACTCTATCAACTTGAATAATGAGGATTCCGATCCTGAAAATGCTTTAGAGTTGGCGGTTGATACACGTTCTCCAATTGTCGCCACATCAGGTTACCAGAGGTGTATCAAGTGGCTTTGGAACGGTTGGATTGTACAGTCAAGACATGATCCTTCTGAGTATGTTCTTTACAAAGGAATAGCGAATACGTCATTTTGGGCTCATTTCAAACCCGATAGGATTCAAACTCCTTTATACCAAAACGCCCTAGAGATTTTTGTTGCAATCGTTTTTCTCATAATTTATACAATTGTAACAAATAGAGATGCTGCTGCAAATAAGTTGAACATTCCTGAAATTCTGCTATTCTTCTTCACATTTGGCTTCCTCGCTGATGAAATCCAAAAGCTATATCACATTGGTTCTGCCTACTTGCAGCTTGGTAGCACATTCAATGATATCCTATATACcatcatttttatttcatttgGATTTAGATTTGCGGCAGTGACTACGACAGTACCAGGGCATGACCAATTGTATGATACAACATCACATAGATTTCTTGCCGTTGCAGCACCATTTATGTGGATACGAATGCTATTCTTTTGTGATATTTATCATTTCTTTGGGGTAATGATTGTTGTCGTCAATACAATGATGAAGGAATCaattatctttttttttatgcTCTCAGTGGTGATAATTGGATTTTTGCAAGCATTTATTGGACTTGATCAAGCAGATGGCAAAAGGGACTTGACCTATTTTATTATCACAAACATGTTGAATACGGTTCTAAGTGGTCCTGATTTTAGCGCTATTGAAAGGTTTGCATATCCTTATGGAAGTGTATTGTATTATATCTACAATTTTTTGGTTACAGTTATTTTATTGAATATCTTGATtgctttgttttcttctgcATATTCAGATGTCATTAGTAACGCTAATAATGAGTATTTATTCCAATATTCATCGAGAGTACTTAAATATATCAGAGCTCCTGATgcaaaaatatttttacCCCCTTTCAATCTAATTGAGATATTTTTATTGGATATTCCTTTTGCTTGGTGGATGAATGAGAGGCAATTCAATAGTATGTGCAACAATATTCTGTTTCTCATATATTCTCCTGTTTTACTGATAACCTCTAATTATGAGGTTAGGGAAAGCAAAAGAGTTTCTTACAACAGGTCATTCAATCATGCTGACGATGCCAACGAAGAGGACCAGGAGTGGCTATTGACGGATGGTTATGATGAGACGATCGATGACGCTGATAACAGGCATCAAATTGAACGTAATATTGATCTACAAATGGAGGCTGAGAACGCAGAGCCAGGGTTTGTAAAGGGATTTCCAGATTGGAATAGGAAATTAAAGACCTTGGCCCCTCCTATGAAGGAAGCTGGCGATCAAGGTGTTAGTCCCGAAGCTTTCAAAATCTTAAGTTACATTGATGTCTTGTCTCAAAAAGTAGATACattgattgaaaataacaaatcTCTCCAGAGAGAACTAGACTCACACAAGTCCAAAGCTAAATAG
- a CDS encoding uncharacterized protein (PKUD0B04170; similar to Saccharomyces cerevisiae YPR122W (AXL1); ancestral locus Anc_3.455), whose amino-acid sequence MTFQNQPLIFQQNFAVPFSSEQRSYLIIRLPNGIQGLLITDPCEDVASCCLTVATGHHANPKNICGLAHLCEHMISLSSKEYPEIDAYRNLVYQVGGTRNAVTNNETTSFFFSVPITSSPKVSEFEKVLSIFTSNFRNPNFEITYSNREIYAIDNEHAVNKTRSNRLLFQGFKLLANNEHPFSMFSTGNLDSLIERNKKVDIRERLLDFFKAEYTPDKMSFVLRGPQSLNYLQRLATLNFSKIGILNNRESFTETTMKPKVVPGNAVSNKVKSSWKEKYNVLPYLPADLQKGVLIKKDIGAVLRIAFPVTFDKTKFMSKKRFNFYINFWCELFGSESQKTIASALFGRELVSAIVSKTSSVTYDTTLLELELSITDKGYQYISTILDVIFNFASLFNASESSKFIKHLAKSMSQFNGIGIYNFLFSEASSESIWEVQKLSRILLEGIQSYGRFLLKGQNLMDETVEGFKGAYTENKAAKNWWLDEAKRFSHFIKNNISINRTLLSFVGDIDKTELDWAVNIPAEYTSEPNFEFNYKVVRLNSQVIDISKINDYGLDISPPNIFADEMVDDQTALLGLCDLTTEHALDASLGYSVKNTLSSSIPILYHCDFGCQLWLKKEVDVAFKNKALLTLELINTKIGASPTHVAVLEILVQLVKFRVNEYLYPATVLNYVYDLFPSFKGDTGVLLHVSGPKENFAKVLKVLVYEVKLISESFGTTVTDSEFTKAKAAVLLKYSLSEKMSTFESATLGLMATIEENTWLLQLRIEACQNLTKKGIASVTSKIFESCYLTAFLQGDIEIQTLSADILPIISKLVKNFEGENYRFPSSVFLPPRSNYYVNYTSNDATNGIECFFQTCRRDDIKETSITKFVSYLLGTDLTRKLRTDYQLGYIVLVGLRTLRKTQGIHILIISSTYSSDELDSKLEDILAEWYEQSIKKLKNAQLSQYIDKFVTAESATGSSTNSNSGCPSLFFGALGSSGGDKKITKQHNSYWEQIDNKTYSFSKTLNGEDGVDLDVVKNITTESLTQFIKQKLLPISAERSKITIRIDSKLPKEEFEKNSKGMQLYFLLSSMGFPIKQEHLEDILEKSNNSQIKLCKSLYRYYRENGKSISQVASVIAKLSKSVLLSGKTEAANNTAVIVPPKQVDIENLSAWKKQTGYVQEQIQMKDRLNSFRDCVT is encoded by the coding sequence ATGACTTTCCAGAATCAGCCCTTGATATTTCAGCAAAACTTTGCTGTTcccttttcttctgaacAAAGAAGTTACCTAATTATTAGGCTTCCCAATGGAATACAAGGGCTCTTGATCACGGATCCCTGTGAGGATGTTGCTTCATGTTGTCTGACAGTGGCAACAGGACATCATGCAAACCCGAAAAATATATGTGGTTTGGCTCACCTTTGTGAACACATGATCTCATTAAGCTCAAAAGAATATCCTGAAATAGACGCATACAGGAACTTAGTTTATCAGGTTGGCGGCACTAGAAACGCAGTTACAAACAATGAAACTACaagctttttcttttccgtACCTATAACTTCATCGCCAAAGGTAtctgaatttgaaaaagtacTAAGCATTTTTACTTCCAATTTTAGGAAcccaaattttgaaatcactTACTCTAATAGAGAAATATATGCAATTGACAACGAGCATGCTGTCAACAAAACTAGAAGCAATAGATTGTTATTTCAAGGTTTCAAACTCCTGGCTAATAATGAACATCCGTTTTCGATGTTTTCCACGGGGAATTTAGACTCCCTAATTGAGAGGAATAAGAAAGTGGATATTCGTGAGAGACtacttgatttcttcaaagcTGAGTACACTCCAGATAAAATGTCATTTGTTTTGCGTGGTCCTCAATCTTTGAATTATTTACAAAGGCTTGCAACATTGAATTTCAGCAAAATTGGTATTCTAAATAACAGGGAAAGCTTCACGGAAACAACCATGAAACCAAAAGTCGTGCCAGGAAATGCAGTTTCAAACAAAGTGAAGTCCTCATGGAAAGAAAAGTACAATGTTTTACCATACTTACCTGCTGATTTACAAAAAGGTGTTTTGATTAAGAAAGACATTGGTGCAGTGCTAAGAATAGCATTTCCTGTAACTTTCGATAAAACTAAATTTATGTCAAAGAAGAGATTCAACTTCTACATTAATTTTTGGTGTGAACTATTTGGTTCAGAATCACAAAAAACCATAGCGTCGGCATTATTTGGCCGTGAACTTGTTTCGGCAATTGTTTCTAAAACTTCATCAGTCACTTACGATACCACTCTACTTGAATTAGAACTTAGTATCACAGATAAAGGATACCAGTACATTTCAACTATACTTGatgttattttcaactttgcTTCGCTCTTTAATGCGTCAGAAAGCTCGAAATTCATAAAGCATTTAGCAAAGTCAATGTCACAATTTAAtggtattggtatttacaattttctcttttcagAAGCCAGTTCTGAATCTATATGGGAAGTTCAAAAACTGAGTAGAATCCTCCTAGAAGGTATTCAGTCGTATGGGAGGTTTCTTCTCAAGGGGCAAAATTTAATGGATGAAACAGTTGAAGGTTTCAAAGGTGCATATACTGAGAATAAAGCTGCAAAAAATTGGTGGTTAGATGAAGCTAAGCGTTTTTCTCATTTTATTAAGAATAATATATCGATAAACCGCACATTGCTCAGTTTTGTCGGAGATATAGATAAGACCGAACTTGACTGGGCAGTAAACATTCCTGCTGAATATACCAGTGAACCAAATTTTGAGTTTAATTACAAGGTCGTTAGACTCAATTCTCAGGTGATTGATATATCTAAGATTAATGATTACGGATTAGATATATCGCCTCCTAATATATTTGCAGATGAGATGGTGGATGACCAAACGGCTCTACTTGGTTTGTGTGATCTTACCACTGAACATGCCTTAGATGCATCATTGGGCTATTCTGTGAAAAATACTTTGTCATCCTCCATTCCGATCCTTTATCATTGTGACTTTGGTTGTCAACTGTGGCTAAAAAAGGAAGTTGATGTTGCTTTCAAAAATAAGGCCCTATTAACTCTAGAATTAATTAATACCAAAATTGGTGCAAGCCCAACACATGTTGCTGTGTTAGAAATACTGGTCCAATTGGTGAAATTTAGAGTTAATGAATATCTTTATCCAGCTACTGTTCTGAACTATGTCTATGATTTATTCCCGTCATTTAAAGGTGATACGGGTGTTTTATTGCACGTCTCAGGACCGAAGGAAAACTTTGCCAAAGTTTTGAAAGTCTTAGTCTATGAAGTAAAGCTAATTTCAGAATCATTTGGAACAACTGTAACAGATAGCGAATTTACCAAAGCCAAGGCTGCAGTTCTGTTGAAGTATAGTTTGAGCGAGAAGATGTCAACTTTTGAATCAGCAACATTGGGCTTAATGGCaactattgaagaaaatactTGGTTATTACAGCTTAGGATTGAAGCGTGTCAGAACCTTACCAAAAAAGGAATTGCATCGGTAActtcaaagatttttgaAAGCTGCTATTTGACTGCGTTCTTACAAGGTGATATTGAAATACAGACTTTAAGCGCAGACATTTTGCCAATCATTTCTAAGCTTGTTAAGAACTTTGAAGGTGAGAATTATAGATTTCCATCTTCTGTATTCTTACCACCGAGATCAAATTATTACGTTAACTATACTAGCAATGATGCAACTAATGGCATAGAATgcttttttcaaacatgcAGGCGGGAtgatatcaaagaaacgTCAATAACAAAGTTTGTTTCATACCTTCTAGGCACAGATCTAACTAGAAAATTGAGAACTGATTATCAACTGGGGTACATAGTTTTGGTTGGCTTGAGAACATTGAGGAAAACCCAAGGTATTCATATATTAATCATTAGCAGTACATATTCTTCTGATGAGCTAGATTCGAAACTTGAAGATATTTTAGCTGAATGGTACGAGCAAAGTATcaaaaaactgaaaaatgcCCAACTATCTcaatatattgataaatttgtAACAGCAGAGTCAGCCACGGGAAGCTCTACCAATTCCAATAGCGGATGTCctagtttattttttggcGCTCTCGGATCGTCTGGAGGtgacaaaaaaattacaaaacaGCATAACTCATACTGGGAACAGATTGATAACAAAACCTACTCATTCTCAAAAACATTAAATGGTGAAGATGGTGTAGATTTGGATGTGGTCAAAAATATTACTACTGAATCCTTAACCCAATTTATTAAACAGAAACTATTACCTATATCGGCGGAAAGAAGTAAAATTACTATTAGGATTGATTCTAAATTGCCAAAAGAAGAGTTTGAGAAGAATTCCAAAGGAATGCAGctatattttcttttatcGTCCATGGGATTCCCCATCAAACAGGAGCATCTTGAAGATatattggagaaatcaaacaattccCAAATCAAGCTATGTAAAAGCCTTTACAGATATTACAGGGAAAATGGCAAGTCTATCTCACAGGTAGCATCAGTTATAGCTAAGCTATCAAAATCTGTTCTGCTGTCTGGTAAAACTGAGGCCGCCAACAATACGGCTGTAATTGTGCCGCCGAAGCAGGTAGATATTGAGAATTTGTCAGcatggaaaaaacaaacaggTTATGTCCAGGAGCAAATTCAGATGAAAGATAGACTGAATAGCTTCAGAGATTGTGTAACTTAG
- a CDS encoding uncharacterized protein (PKUD0B04180; similar to Saccharomyces cerevisiae YNL092W; ancestral locus Anc_2.197), whose protein sequence is MVEMKEQDAEEFKVLSSVLHSHLAYEEWAVKTILSPKERKYSSLEDGEKQLLHWFPSYIEQLKHSIEINKNYFESVAIIMADSWGAENPKTWFPCSTSDLEKMKGLMTQYVREWSSEGADEREVSFGRILETVEKLYPDISQRQKIEVLVPGAGLARLVVEFVKRGFTTQGNEISYHMLINSNYILNNTFCENNFMICPFIHKSSNVEKRNYQCRQIYFPDFNPGDISLLNVEYPDIPVGELMSMVAGGFVDLYGPPDLNKISEIYSNEEMAVQFRNENKGKFNVIATCYFLDTAANIIDYLKAIKYSLNDDGYWINFGPLLWHFEGNDLEIDVDSLNDDGTTKKKIPMSGLEIPKDDLIQLIEDLGFDFIEHQTGIKASYGGDIRSLGHWHYNCEFWVCRKTKK, encoded by the coding sequence ATGGTTGAAATGAAAGAACAAGATGCTGAAGAATTTAAAGTGTTGAGCAGTGTATTGCACTCACATCTTGCCTATGAGGAATGGGCGGTGAAAACAATTTTGTCACcgaaagaaagaaagtaTAGTTCGTTGGAGGACGGTGAGAAACAGCTATTACATTGGTTTCCCAGTtatattgaacaattgaagcattcaattgaaatcaataaaaacTACTTTGAGAGTGTTGCAATTATAATGGCGGATTCGTGGGGGGCTGAGAATCCTAAGACATGGTTTCCTTGTTCAACCAGTGatttagaaaaaatgaaggGATTGATGACTCAATACGTACGAGAATGGTCAAGTGAAGGAGCCGATGAACGTGAAGTATCCTTTGGGAGAATACTAGAAACTGTGGAAAAATTGTATCCTGATATCtctcaaagacaaaaaatCGAAGTTCTTGTACCTGGTGCTGGTTTAGCAAGATTAGTGGTTGAGTTTGTTAAACGAGGATTCACCACACAAGGAAACGAAATTTCCTATCATATGCTTATAAATTCTAACTACATTCTAAACAATACATTTTGTGAGAATAATTTTATGATTTGTCCTTTCATCCACAAAAGCTCTAATGTGGAGAAACGAAATTATCAATGCCGCCAAATATATTTCCCTGATTTTAATCCTGGTGATATTTCACTGTTAAATGTGGAATACCCTGATATTCCAGTTGGTGAATTGATGTCGATGGTTGCCGGTGGGTTTGTAGATCTGTATGGCCCTCCTGACCTCAATAAAATATCTGAAATCTATTCAAACGAAGAGATGGCAGTTCAGTTCAGGAACGAGAATAAAGGAAAGTTCAATGTCATCGCAACAtgttattttcttgatacAGCGGCCAATATTATAGACTATTTGAAGGCAATCAAATATTCACTAAACGACGATGGCTATTGGATCAATTTTGGCCCTTTGCTATGGCACTTTGAAGGCAATGATTTAGAGATTGATGTTGACTCGTTAAATGATGATGGTACCactaagaaaaaaattccaATGTCGGGTTTGGAAATACCGAAGGACGACTTGATACAATTGATTGAAGACCTTGGTTTTGACTTCATAGAACATCAAACAGGAATCAAAGCGTCATATGGCGGAGACATCCGTTCCCTAGGGCATTGGCATTATAACTGTGAGTTTTGGGTTTGTCgtaaaactaaaaaataA